A portion of the Daphnia magna isolate NIES linkage group LG4, ASM2063170v1.1, whole genome shotgun sequence genome contains these proteins:
- the LOC116921827 gene encoding LOW QUALITY PROTEIN: WW domain-binding protein 4 (The sequence of the model RefSeq protein was modified relative to this genomic sequence to represent the inferred CDS: inserted 1 base in 1 codon) — protein MVCDKSPLLSQYTNCKSSTVKMTEYWKSLPKKYCDFCKCWITDNKASVQFHERGEGHKAQVARRLTELTRKGEIEYRQQQQVNTDLQRMEEAAMRAYHKDLTSNPDLSARNMASQHSHVAKVIEHAAANPKSLISGEAAALEAAANFVGCGPGPSKPLLPAPKVWHEALSPEGYPYYWNVETNETCWEAPAEGYVTLMEQQLEELKNATTDTKETSAEPMITXKKKKKKKKKEMEEEFYEDYDDEFQGEEQTAAETTSVNPYGQWETVQKAAEPAQPVNLQLPKIKFSNAAKAAAVVVPAEPKIRFTEKTTAPSSGFLGSLVKREPGESEFKKRKIGEEGSKKNLRTRESNVD, from the exons ATGGTGTGTGATAAAAGCCCTCTATTGTCACAATATACGAACTGTAAATCGTCAACAGTCAAAAT GACCGAATATTGGAAATCATTGCCGAAAAAGTACTGTGATTTTTGCAAATGTTGGATCACGGATAACAAAGCG AGTGTTCAGTTCCATGAACGAGGTGAGGGACACAAGGCTCAGGTAGCTCGTCGGCTTACCGAGCTTACCAGGAAAGGCGAAATTGAATATAGGCAGCAGCAACAAGTAAACACAGATCTCCAACGCATGGAGGAAGCTGCAATGCGAGCATATCACAAAGACTTGACAAGTAATCCAGATCTCTCAGCAAGA AACATGGCTAGTCAACATTCCCATGTGGCAAAGGTAATAGAGCATGCTGCTGCCAACCCCAAAAGTCTTATATCTGGAGAAGCAGCAGCACTCGAAGCAGCAGCTAACTTTGTTGGGTGTGGGCCAGGACCTTCAAAGCCACTTTTACCAGCTCCTAAAGTTTGGCATGAAGCTTTGTCACCTGAAGGGTATCCATACTATTGGAATGTTGAGACAAATG AGACTTGCTGGGAGGCCCCTGCTGAGGGCTATGTTACACTAATGGAGCAACAGCTGGAAGAACTGAAAAATGCTACAACCGACACAAAGGAAACATCAGCTGAACCAATGAtca aaaaaaagaagaaaaagaagaagaagaaggaaatggAGGAAGAGTTTTATGAAGATTATGACGATGAATTTCAAGGAGAAGAACAAACAGCAGCTGAGACAACATCAGTAAACCCTTATGGACAATGGGAAACAGTTCAAAAAGC AGCTGAACCTGCACAACCTGTGAATTTACAGTTACCAAAAATTAAATTCTCTAACGCTGCCAAGGCTGCAGCCGTTGTCGTTCCTGCAGAACCCAAAATTAGGTTTACTGAAAAAACAACTGCACCTTCTTCCGGATTTTTGGGCTCGTTAGTCAAGCGGGAGCCGGGCGAATCGGAattcaaaaaaaggaaaattggCGAAGAGGggtcaaagaaaaatttaaggACAAGAGAATCAAATGTAGACTAA
- the LOC116921837 gene encoding clathrin light chain isoform X1 gives MDAFGDDFTGMSEVAEVDPAAEFLAREHDQLAGLEDLIPAVSQPEPVEAIQDDFMTENAFEVQANEEAINFGGDAFSEVEVDHVSGLSNQLSGMGLKENGYAPQMSNSVPREEPEKIRKWREEQKLRLERKDEEEERKKKEMKEAAKKELEEWYKHHKEAIDKTRSANREAAINAEKELIGTPTEIEPGQEWERIAKLCDFNPKASRNNKDVSRMRSIILQLKQNPSVTAVGH, from the exons ATGGACGCGTTTGGCGATGACTTCACGGGAATGTCGGAAGTTGCCGAAGTTGATCCGGCTGCCGAGTTTCTGGCGAGAGAACACGATCAGTTAGCTGGATTAGAAGATCTCATTCCCGCAGTATCACAACCGGAACCGGTGGAAGCTATTCAAG ATGATTTCATGACTGAAAATGCTTTTGAAGTCCAAGCTAACGAAGAGGCTATTAACTTTGGTGGGGATGCCTTTTCCGAAGTTGAAGTTGACCATG tTTCAGGATTAAGCAATCAACTTTCTGGTATGGGTTTGAAAGAGAATGGCTATGCACCTCAAATGAGTAACTCTGTTCCACGAGAGGAGCCAGAAAAAATACGCAAATGGAGAGAGGAACAAAAATTGCGCTTGGAAAGAAAAG ATGAGGAGGaagaacgaaagaagaaggaaatgaaGGAAGCAGCTAAGAAAGAGCTAGAAGAATGGTACAAACATCACAAAGAAGCTATTGATAAAACCCGTTCCGCCAATAG GGAGGCGGCAAT AAATGCCGAAAAGGAACTAATTGGCACACCAACAGAGATAGAGCCTGGTCAAGAATGGGAACGAATTGCCAAACTTTGTGATTTTAACCCAAAGGCGAGCCGAAACAACAAAGATGTCTCTCGTATGCGTTCCATTATTCTTCAACTGAAACAAAATCCGTCGGTCACTGCCGTTGggcattaa
- the LOC116921804 gene encoding LOW QUALITY PROTEIN: uncharacterized protein LOC116921804 (The sequence of the model RefSeq protein was modified relative to this genomic sequence to represent the inferred CDS: deleted 1 base in 1 codon), whose amino-acid sequence MNIRLQLVLRLLLVFGSVSSQRTGKKHTEAGGFQYSVTVPKSKLLSASNAVSSKEAVDEDFRNQLSTEMGWEHLLSPAPLSIGLLGDLMIMSTQTRDFPIDGQLPKAGAILYVKYPKSFRATLVQIANEGQRAFMVAHNNMDKIRLLTAYVPGYMKEATEILVTGDEELVADYLPAPMFRIREAAQSSVSLSKAVVWQFEHVMNLTAEVLEMCTSEKSLQENNLEKAIWEQKSVNLTLTSYQQLVDQLNSSIARDVAVMDRAEEAMRKALKDMPSGWEMIGMNFVQNVGDMLTSTFQAVGTLGGILHGGNRDYSLGDSSVAPESTSQPFPGPSESALSMGIDWDPCIIQKQRSVIKMETLAAQLRDNYKQLASIDSSKSRYNPDSDISKLEAIASDVEMCLPLAETVDQGLLVVRELAQLASQEKPENITNEIFNKRRQTDLENLGKNAGLQFRRSIVNMKNLLMRYQQAVPNNTPLLSRGRKQANTKGLASQQALASCQYRADMAQATLLSTRQAMEETTAKMIETNKEVIKLLTDQQNLKLDEIRYDEIIKALEKGIEKLGILKKHWTQLVMFFQKIANIVENVAAKSIEDFANHIDTTSLKLRNIHKELVIDQLYAKAIKATQASSFVNNIATTYVNVSDKFIMPRVSSLSKLIVTDPKTADVERIKLLGDCSNDSEAIIEMIVTEKKAVIQRIEQRAAQIKKEYAFLDQVKERQIKELRRKVELEIDTEEAGRRISIYERKNRIENVLMTRIEQDEFLSNNHILDADDNHSPSMEIDPEEY is encoded by the exons ATGAATATTCGGCTGCAGCTCGTTTTACGACTTCTACTGGTCTTCGGATCCGTTTCATCACAAAGAACCG GTAAGAAACATACCGAGGCTGGCGGTTTCCAGTACAGCGTCACAGTTCCAAAATCAAAGCTATTGTCCGCCAGCAACGCCGTGTCCAGCAAAGAAGCAGTCGACGAAGATTTTAGAAACCAACTAAGTACTGAGATGGGCTGGGAGCATTTGCTCTCTCCCGCACCTCTCAGCATCGGATTGCTCGGCGATTTGATGATCATGTCGACTCAGACGAGAGATTTTCCCATCGACGGACAACTGCCAAAAGCAGGAGCTATTCTCTACGTCAAATATCCAAAGAGCTTCAGAGCCACACTGGTCCAGATTGCTAACGAAGGCCAGAGGGCTTTCATGGTGGCCCACAACAACATGGACAAGATCCGGCTTTTAACAGCCTATGTTCCCGGTTACATGAAGGAGGCCACCGAGATCCTGGTGACGGGCGACGAAGAATTGGTAGCTGATTACCTTCCAGCACCAATGTTTCGCATCAGAGAGGCAGCCCAGTCCAGCGTTTCTTTATCAAAAGCCGTTGTGTGGCAGTTTGAGCATGTCATGAACTTGACGGCAGAGGTTCTTGAAATGTGCACCAGTGAAAAAAGCCTTCAAGAGAACAATCTAGAAAAAGCCATATGGGAACAGAAAAGTGTT AATTTGACTCTGACATCTTATCAGCAGTTGGTAGACCAGTTGAATTCGTCCATAGCTAGAGACGTGGCTGTTATGGATCGAGCTGAAGAGGCCATGAGAAAAGCCTTGAAGGATATGCCAAGTGGGTGGGAAATGATTGGCATGAATTTTGTTCAAAACGTAGGCGATATGTTAACTTCGACCTTTCAAGCCGTTGGAACACTTGGTGGTATCCTTCACGGAGGGAATCGAGACTATTCGCTAGGCGACTCATCAGTGGCGCCCGAGTCAACCAGCCAGCCATTCCCTGGACCGTCAGAATCAGCACTCAGCATGGGCATCGATTGGGATCCCTGTATTATTCAAAAACAGAGGAGTGTCATTAAAATGGAAACGTTGGCCGCTCAG CTGCGTGACAACTACAAGCAATTGGCGTCGATCGATTCATCCAAAAGCCGCTATAATCCCGACAGCGACATATCAAAATTAGAGGCAATCGCTTCTGATGTCGAGATGTGCTTACCCTTAGCAGAAACCGTTGACCAGGGTTTGCTAGTAGTCAGAGAACTCGCACAGCTCGCTTCTCAGGAGAAACCTGAAAATATTACCAACGAAATTTTCAATAAAAGACGGCAAACTGACCTTGAAAATCTCGGGAAAAATGCCGGCTTACAATTCCGGAGATCGATCGTCAATATGAAGAATTTGCTGATGCGATATCAGCAAGCCGTACCTAATAATACGCCGCTATTGTCACGCGGCCGGAAGCAAGCCAACACTAAAGGTTTGGCTAGTCAACAGGCTCTCGCTTCCTGCCAATATCGGGCTGATATGGCCCAGGCAACTCTGTTGAGTACTCGCCAGGCAATGGAGGAAACTACAGCGAAGATGATTGAAACTAACAAGGAAGTCATCAAACTGTTGACTGATCAACAAAATCTAAAATTGGACGAGATTCGTTACGACGAAATCATCAAAGCCTTAGAAAAGGGTATTGAGAAGTTAGGTATCCTAAAAAAACACTGGACCCAACTGGTCATGTTTTTTCAGAAGATCGCCAACATCGTGGAAAACGTCGCAGCCAAGAGTATAGAAGATTTTGCAAATCACATCGATACAACTAGCTTGAAATTGAGAAATATCCACAAGGAACTTGTTATCGATCAGTTGTACGCCAAGGCCATCAAGGCTACACAAGCCTCGTCTTTTGTTAACAACATCGCTACAACTTATGTAAATGTCTCTGACAAGTTCATCATGCCTCGTGTATCGAGTCTGAGCAAACTCATTGTCACTGACCCCAAAACGGCCGATGTTGAAAGGATAAAGCTGCTGGGTGATTGCAGCAACGATTCAGAGGCCATCATTGAAATGATCGTCACTGAGAAAAAGGCGGTTATTCAACGTATCGAACAGCGGGCAGCTCAGATAAAAAAAGAGTACGCTTTTCTTGATCAGGTGAAGGAACGGCAAATCAAGGAACTTCGTAGGAAAGTCGAATTGGAAATTGATACAGAGGAAGCAGGACGACGGATCAGCATTTACGAGCGGAAAAACAGAATAGAAAACGTTCTCATGACAAGAATTGAACAGGATGAATTTCTAAGCAATAATCACATCTTAGATGCAGACGACAATCACAGCCCCAGCATGGAAATTGACCCTGAAGAATATTAA
- the LOC116921852 gene encoding mitochondrial import inner membrane translocase subunit Tim8, which yields MFGFGSKKSEPEPAYSVELDSGAHDVMPSSPISFTESSSASEDAELQRHLMREQQRAQFQEQINKFNDICWETCIDKPSSRLDSKTETCIVNCVNRFIDLNLLCAQRFAQMLQQQGGF from the exons ATGTTTGGCTTTGGTAGTAAGAAGTCAGAACCTGAACCTGCATATTCTGTAGAGCTTGATTCTGGAGCTCATGATGTCATGCCTAGCAGTCCTATAAGCTTCACTGAATCTTCATCTGCATCTGAGGATGCAGAACTCCAG AGACATCTTATGCGAGAACAACAAAGGGCACAATTCCAAGAACAA ATAAATAAGTTCAATGATATTTGCTGGGAGACATGCATTGACAAACCCAGTAGCAGATTGGATAGCAAGACTGAAACATGTATAGTTAACTGTGTAAACAGATTTATTGATTTGAATTTGTTATGTGCACAACGATTTGCCCAAATGCTCCAGCAGCAAGGAGGTTTCTAA
- the LOC116921837 gene encoding clathrin light chain isoform X3, with protein MDAFGDDFTGMSEVAEVDPAAEFLAREHDQLAGLEDLIPAVSQPEPVEAIQDDFMTENAFEVQANEEAINFGGDAFSEVEVDHVSGLSNQLSGMGLKENGYAPQMSNSVPREEPEKIRKWREEQKLRLERKDEEEERKKKEMKEAAKKELEEWYKHHKEAIDKTRSANRNAEKELIGTPTEIEPGQEWERIAKLCDFNPKASRNNKDVSRMRSIILQLKQNPSVTAVGH; from the exons ATGGACGCGTTTGGCGATGACTTCACGGGAATGTCGGAAGTTGCCGAAGTTGATCCGGCTGCCGAGTTTCTGGCGAGAGAACACGATCAGTTAGCTGGATTAGAAGATCTCATTCCCGCAGTATCACAACCGGAACCGGTGGAAGCTATTCAAG ATGATTTCATGACTGAAAATGCTTTTGAAGTCCAAGCTAACGAAGAGGCTATTAACTTTGGTGGGGATGCCTTTTCCGAAGTTGAAGTTGACCATG tTTCAGGATTAAGCAATCAACTTTCTGGTATGGGTTTGAAAGAGAATGGCTATGCACCTCAAATGAGTAACTCTGTTCCACGAGAGGAGCCAGAAAAAATACGCAAATGGAGAGAGGAACAAAAATTGCGCTTGGAAAGAAAAG ATGAGGAGGaagaacgaaagaagaaggaaatgaaGGAAGCAGCTAAGAAAGAGCTAGAAGAATGGTACAAACATCACAAAGAAGCTATTGATAAAACCCGTTCCGCCAATAG AAATGCCGAAAAGGAACTAATTGGCACACCAACAGAGATAGAGCCTGGTCAAGAATGGGAACGAATTGCCAAACTTTGTGATTTTAACCCAAAGGCGAGCCGAAACAACAAAGATGTCTCTCGTATGCGTTCCATTATTCTTCAACTGAAACAAAATCCGTCGGTCACTGCCGTTGggcattaa
- the LOC116921821 gene encoding integrin-linked protein kinase: MEDIFHWCREGNAMQVRVWLDDTEHDMNQGDDHGFSPLHWAAKEGHLNLVTLLIQRGARVNATNMGDDTPLHLATAHGHREIVSMLLKNKADINFVNEHGNTPLHYACFWAYSSIAEDLVNYGAYVSVANKYGEIPLDKCSGAIAKQLHELAVENGQDLKRIGFKDQSWLGLKTRSRDATLSRHKGINIQELSLHKKLAVTPSGESWRGTWQSNDIVAKFLAVRQCTPRISRDFNEEFPRLRIFSHPNVLPVIGCCNDPPNLIVINQYMIHGSLYAVLHQGTGLVVDTAQAIRFALDVTRGMAFLHSLEKQLPNFTLSSKHVMIDEDLSARISMADAKFSFQDKGRCYSPQWIAPEALQKKGKEINVKSADMWSFAVLLWELATRQVPFAELSPMEAGLRIALEGLRVSIPPGSSPHMAKLIRICMNEDPGKRPNFEMITPILEKMKLQ; the protein is encoded by the exons ATGGAGGATATATTTCATTGGTGCAGGGAAGGTAATGCAATGCAGGTTCGTGTCTGGCTGGATGACACAGAGCATGACATGAATCAAGG TGATGACCATGGGTTCAGCCCACTACATTGGGCAGCCAAGGAGGGGCACTTGAACTTGGTGACTTTGCTCATTCAACGTGGTGCTAGGGTAAATGCCACAAATATGGGAGATGATACTCCTCTACACTTGGCCACAGCTCACGGTCACAGAGAAATTGTCAGCATG ttgttgaaaaataaagcaGACATCAACTTTGTGAACGAGCATGGTAACACCCCTCTACATTATGCATGCTTTTGGGCTTACTCCAGCATTGCAGAGGATCTGGTCAACTATGGTGCCTATGTGTCTGTTGCCAACAAGTATGGCGAAATTCCGTTGGACAAGTGCAGCGGAGCTATAGCCAAACAATTGCACG AATTGGCAGTTGAAAATGGACAAGATTTAAAGCGAATCGGTTTCAAGGACCAAAGTTGGCTTGGACTGAAAACCCGGAGCC GCGATGCGACTCTGTCCCGGCACAAGGGTATCAATATCCAAGAGCTGTCGCTCCACAAAAAACTTGCGGTAACTCCATCAGGCGAATCGTGGCGCGGAACGTGGCAAAGTAACGACATTGTGGCCAAGTTTCTCGCCGTTCGCCAGTGCACGCCGAGAATTTCGCGGGATTTTAACGAGGAATTCCCAAGACTTCGCATCTTCTCACACCCAAACGTGTTACCCGTCATTGGCTGTTGCAATGACCCTCCGAATCTGATCGTAATCAACCAGTACATGATCCACGGTTCACTCTACGCTGTCCTGCACCAAGGCACGGGCCTGGTAGTCGATACTGCGCAAGCCATTCGCTTTGCTCTCGACGTCACACGAGGCATGGCCTTCCTTCACTCTCTGGAAAAACAGTTGCCGAATTTTACCCTCTCCAGCAAGCACGTTATG ATTGATGAAGATCTTTCGGCGCGTATTAGCATGGCTGACGCCAAATTCTCCTTCCAGGACAAGGGCCGTTGTTACAGTCCACAATGGATAGCTCCAGAAGCTCTtcaaaagaaaggaaaagaaatcaacGTCAAGTCAGCCGACATGTGGAGCTTTGCCGTTCTTTTATGGGAGCTGGCCACAAGACAAGTACCTTTCGCTGAGCTGTCTCCAATGGAAGCTGGACTAAGA ATCGCTCTTGAAGGACTAAGAGTTTCAATACCTCCTGGCTCTAGTCCACATATGGCCAAATTGATCCGAATCTGCATGAACGAAGATCCCGGAAAGAGGCCCAATTTTGAAATGATAACGCCCATTCTCGAAAAAATGAAACTACAATAG
- the LOC116921826 gene encoding uncharacterized protein LOC116921826 encodes MNSFMMLSSAAFGLPVVLAKADEANSDGINNGAKKMKASAIPLYPEPVSWEYTPKPPNKLEELVKTTRIQATNIKAEYQPIIDNIIHVAETGKAHTSQAVWRVRNDTTTRVGAMALGGMVTGLIAARRRGLFNKVSSLLIGLGGTGMLCYPDQTKILVNDTGKLALKNARIAYHFIVGARPAIPNENGKPFDRVVGMTTEIGKWGFSLFRKINPINAEHEAITPRPETSDSDKEVPALSETPIHEDALASDITTKPTPSTQTNEDVNVLAKESSTLELHQTPTKDNEPPQADTSNSTTSPENVPSEQKVIIEDEIRASEEDGSLKFKESKNGEEPAPIAAVAYEGDLGQGTLEDKELYTTRE; translated from the exons ATGAATTCTTTTATGATGCTGTCTTCGGCAGCGTTTGGACTACCGGTCGTACTCGCAAAAGCCGATGAAGCAAATTCGGATGGAATAAATAATGGTGCAAAAAAGATGAAAGCCTCAGCAATTCCCCTTTATCCTGAACCTGTTAG ttGGGAATATACACCAAAACCACCTAATAAACTGGAAGAACTTGTTAAAACAACACGGATTCAAGCCACCAATATCAAAGCCGAATACCAACCAATTATAGACAACATTATACATGTTGCTGAAACTGGAAAAGCTCACACAAGCC AAGCTGTTTGGCGTGTGAGGAACGATACAACCACCAGGGTAGGGGCTATGGCCTTGGGAGGAATGGTTACTGGATTAATTGCTGCAAGGAGAAGAGGGTTGTTCAATAAAGTTTCATCTTTGTTGATTGGTTTGGGAG GTACGGGAATGTTATGCTATCCggatcaaacaaaaattttagtGAACGATACCGGCAAATTGGCTCTTAAAAATGCCCGAATTGCCTATCACTTTATTGTCGGAG CTCGTCCTGCCATCCCAAATGAAAACGGAAAACCTTTCGATCGAGTGGTAGGAATGACTACTGAGATTGGTAAATGGGGTTTCAGCCTTTTCCGAAAAATCAATCCTATTAATGCGGAACATGAAGCCATCACTCCGCGACCAGAGACTTCTGATTCAGATAAAGAAGTTCCCGCTCTATCAGAAACCCCAATCCATGAAGATGCATTGGCGAGTGATATAACTACCAAACCTACCCCTTCAACCCAAACGAATGAGGACGTGAACGTTCTTGCAAAGGAATCATCTACTTTGGAATTACACCAAACCCCTACAAAAGACAACGAGCCACCTCAGGCTGATACTTCCAATTCAACTACTTCTCCAGAAAATGTACCTAGTGAGCAAAAAGTTATCATTGAAGATGAAATTAGAGCATCAGAAGAAGACGGTAGCCTTAAATTTAAAGAATCAAAGAACGGAGAAGAACCTGCTCCCATTGCAGCAGTGGCTTATGAGGGCGATTTAGGTCAAGGTACATTGGAAGATAAAGAATTGTACACCACTCGCGAATAA
- the LOC116921837 gene encoding clathrin light chain isoform X2, with protein MDAFGDDFTGMSEVAEVDPAAEFLAREHDQLAGLEDLIPAVSQPEPVEAIQDDFMTENAFEVQANEEAINFGGDAFSEVEVDHGLSNQLSGMGLKENGYAPQMSNSVPREEPEKIRKWREEQKLRLERKDEEEERKKKEMKEAAKKELEEWYKHHKEAIDKTRSANREAAINAEKELIGTPTEIEPGQEWERIAKLCDFNPKASRNNKDVSRMRSIILQLKQNPSVTAVGH; from the exons ATGGACGCGTTTGGCGATGACTTCACGGGAATGTCGGAAGTTGCCGAAGTTGATCCGGCTGCCGAGTTTCTGGCGAGAGAACACGATCAGTTAGCTGGATTAGAAGATCTCATTCCCGCAGTATCACAACCGGAACCGGTGGAAGCTATTCAAG ATGATTTCATGACTGAAAATGCTTTTGAAGTCCAAGCTAACGAAGAGGCTATTAACTTTGGTGGGGATGCCTTTTCCGAAGTTGAAGTTGACCATG GATTAAGCAATCAACTTTCTGGTATGGGTTTGAAAGAGAATGGCTATGCACCTCAAATGAGTAACTCTGTTCCACGAGAGGAGCCAGAAAAAATACGCAAATGGAGAGAGGAACAAAAATTGCGCTTGGAAAGAAAAG ATGAGGAGGaagaacgaaagaagaaggaaatgaaGGAAGCAGCTAAGAAAGAGCTAGAAGAATGGTACAAACATCACAAAGAAGCTATTGATAAAACCCGTTCCGCCAATAG GGAGGCGGCAAT AAATGCCGAAAAGGAACTAATTGGCACACCAACAGAGATAGAGCCTGGTCAAGAATGGGAACGAATTGCCAAACTTTGTGATTTTAACCCAAAGGCGAGCCGAAACAACAAAGATGTCTCTCGTATGCGTTCCATTATTCTTCAACTGAAACAAAATCCGTCGGTCACTGCCGTTGggcattaa
- the LOC116921837 gene encoding clathrin light chain isoform X4: MDAFGDDFTGMSEVAEVDPAAEFLAREHDQLAGLEDLIPAVSQPEPVEAIQVSGLSNQLSGMGLKENGYAPQMSNSVPREEPEKIRKWREEQKLRLERKDEEEERKKKEMKEAAKKELEEWYKHHKEAIDKTRSANREAAINAEKELIGTPTEIEPGQEWERIAKLCDFNPKASRNNKDVSRMRSIILQLKQNPSVTAVGH, translated from the exons ATGGACGCGTTTGGCGATGACTTCACGGGAATGTCGGAAGTTGCCGAAGTTGATCCGGCTGCCGAGTTTCTGGCGAGAGAACACGATCAGTTAGCTGGATTAGAAGATCTCATTCCCGCAGTATCACAACCGGAACCGGTGGAAGCTATTCAAG tTTCAGGATTAAGCAATCAACTTTCTGGTATGGGTTTGAAAGAGAATGGCTATGCACCTCAAATGAGTAACTCTGTTCCACGAGAGGAGCCAGAAAAAATACGCAAATGGAGAGAGGAACAAAAATTGCGCTTGGAAAGAAAAG ATGAGGAGGaagaacgaaagaagaaggaaatgaaGGAAGCAGCTAAGAAAGAGCTAGAAGAATGGTACAAACATCACAAAGAAGCTATTGATAAAACCCGTTCCGCCAATAG GGAGGCGGCAAT AAATGCCGAAAAGGAACTAATTGGCACACCAACAGAGATAGAGCCTGGTCAAGAATGGGAACGAATTGCCAAACTTTGTGATTTTAACCCAAAGGCGAGCCGAAACAACAAAGATGTCTCTCGTATGCGTTCCATTATTCTTCAACTGAAACAAAATCCGTCGGTCACTGCCGTTGggcattaa
- the LOC116921836 gene encoding LOW QUALITY PROTEIN: nucleoside diphosphate-linked moiety X motif 8 (The sequence of the model RefSeq protein was modified relative to this genomic sequence to represent the inferred CDS: deleted 2 bases in 2 codons), producing MIPRKFFPFGNRRGFCCVHPFSVCELFSQEKRKSLQDKVSKLHRARSSSIRGVVDENQIGLLKRAAVLVPLVSVNGQSCLLYTARSSNLRSHGGEISFPGGKFDSLDKNAEGAALRETEEELGLNRNLFEIWAQLPSLQGRDGKTAITPVIALLREPLILSSLKPNPEEVSSIIICTVAELCQEKNQAFTQFRAGYTLPVYFGQQTDDNRHPKIWGLTAIITHLTLNALIPDVYKLKLPFVKKIRRISSDK from the exons ATGATTCCTAGAAAATTCTTTCCGTTTGGAAATCGCAGAGGTTTTTGCTGTGTTCATCCGTTCTCTGTATGTGAGCTATTTTCtcaggaaaaaagaaaatcattacAAGATAAAGTATCCAAGTTGCATAGGGCACGATCCTCTTCGATTCGTGGTGTAGTCGAT GAGAATCAAATAGGACTACTGAAACGAGCAGCAGTTTTAGTTCCTTTAGTCTCGGTCAATGGCcaatcatg CCTGCTCTATACAGCTAGATCATCTAACTTGAGATCCCATGGTGGGGAAATAAGCTTTCCCGGTGGAAAATTTGACAGTTTGGACAAAAATGCTGAAGGAGCTGCCCTACGAGAAACTGAAGAAGAACTGGGCTTAAACAGAAATCTATTTGAGATTTGGGCACAATTACCATCTCTGCAGGGAAGG GATGGCAAAACAGCTATCACACCAGTTATTGCTTTATTGAGG GAACCACTGATTTTATCCAGCTTGAAGCCAAATCCTGAAGAAGTTTCAAGCATCATCATTTGCACTGTAGCTGAGCTGTGTCAGGAGAAAAATCAAGCCTTCACCCAGTTCAGGGCCGGATACACTTTGCCAGTTTATTTTGGCCAGCAGACCGATGACAACCGTCATCCAAAGATATGGGGTTTGACTGCCATTATCACTCACCTAACTCTTAATGCTCTAATACCAGatgtgtataaattgaaattaccGTTCGTTAAAAAAATCCGTAGGATTTCGAGTGATAAATGA